The following proteins are encoded in a genomic region of Pseudodesulfovibrio mercurii:
- a CDS encoding CcmD family protein, with translation MSATVYIFIANVAVWLGVAGYLAFLASRSAGLEKRIRQLELLGDDHDG, from the coding sequence ATGTCCGCAACCGTCTACATCTTCATCGCCAACGTGGCCGTCTGGCTCGGCGTGGCCGGCTATCTGGCCTTCCTGGCCTCCCGCTCCGCCGGGCTGGAAAAGCGCATCCGTCAGCTGGAACTCCTGGGGGACGACCATGACGGATAG
- a CDS encoding tetratricopeptide repeat protein encodes MTDSRVPFGRKAVILAVFVSLAAMFATSFIYRMENPNLFVRAQASRSFADAGEGEGGPAMGGAMNGAMSRVKEYMDRVKQNPDDLDALVGLGNSFLMMRAWDRALEPLEKARQLKPDDVTVLKAVGIAYFNKQEYPKAVEAYETILKVDPEDTLALFNLGVIYKHNLQKPDVAQTYFEKVLALEKQDAEMIKLARQELAN; translated from the coding sequence ATGACGGATAGCCGCGTCCCGTTCGGCCGCAAGGCCGTGATCCTGGCCGTGTTCGTGTCGCTCGCGGCCATGTTCGCGACCAGCTTCATCTATCGCATGGAGAACCCCAACCTGTTCGTCCGGGCCCAGGCCTCGCGCAGCTTCGCCGACGCGGGCGAAGGGGAGGGCGGCCCGGCCATGGGCGGGGCCATGAACGGGGCCATGTCCCGGGTCAAGGAGTACATGGACCGGGTCAAGCAGAACCCGGACGACCTGGACGCCCTGGTCGGCCTGGGCAACTCGTTCCTGATGATGCGCGCCTGGGACCGCGCCCTGGAGCCGCTGGAAAAGGCCCGGCAGCTCAAGCCGGACGACGTCACGGTGCTCAAGGCCGTGGGCATTGCCTACTTCAACAAGCAGGAGTACCCCAAGGCCGTGGAGGCCTACGAGACCATCCTCAAGGTCGACCCCGAGGACACCCTGGCGCTTTTCAATCTGGGCGTGATTTACAAGCATAATTTGCAAAAACCGGACGTTGCCCAAACATACTTCGAAAAGGTCCTGGCTTTGGAAAAACAAGATGCGGAAATGATAAAGCTGGCCCGCCAGGAGTTGGCCAATTAG
- a CDS encoding branched-chain amino acid ABC transporter substrate-binding protein, producing MRVKLSLIALCLVMAAMLAACGGEAKKDEKNDKKADVETGEVAKAPAPAQKLVLGVAGAHSGDLASYGLPTVNAAELVAEKINAAGGINGAMVEVMPQDDQCKPELATNVATKLLSDGVKIVLGHICSGATKAALPIYLSGKIVVMSPSATNPPLTQSGDYPNFFRTISSDDAQAALDVSYAKSLGLKKIAVIHDKGDYGKGFATFAKQFVEADPGMEVALFEGVTPGAVDYSAVVQKIKSSGADGVIFGGYHPEASKIVTGMRKKGLEIPFLSDDGVKDDTFIKVAGKYAEGVYASGPMDFSKNPLYLEAVAAHKAKYGTEPGAFFPEAYSAALALLNAVKVAGSTDYDAVCNALRTSYVDTPVGKIKFDAKGDAEGVGFSMYQVKDGNYVEVK from the coding sequence ATGAGAGTCAAGCTGAGTCTGATTGCTCTGTGTCTCGTCATGGCGGCCATGCTGGCGGCCTGTGGCGGCGAAGCGAAAAAGGATGAGAAAAACGACAAGAAGGCCGACGTGGAAACCGGCGAGGTCGCCAAGGCGCCCGCTCCGGCCCAGAAGCTCGTCCTCGGCGTGGCCGGCGCCCATTCCGGCGATCTGGCGTCCTATGGCCTGCCCACCGTCAACGCCGCCGAGCTGGTGGCCGAGAAGATCAACGCGGCCGGCGGCATCAATGGCGCCATGGTCGAGGTCATGCCTCAGGACGACCAGTGCAAGCCCGAGCTGGCCACCAACGTCGCCACCAAGCTGCTCTCCGACGGCGTGAAGATCGTGCTGGGCCACATCTGCTCCGGCGCCACCAAGGCCGCGCTGCCCATCTACCTGTCCGGCAAGATCGTGGTCATGTCCCCGTCTGCCACCAACCCGCCGCTGACCCAGTCCGGCGATTACCCGAACTTCTTCCGCACCATCTCCTCCGATGACGCCCAGGCCGCCCTGGATGTCTCCTACGCCAAGAGCCTCGGTCTCAAGAAGATCGCCGTCATCCACGACAAGGGCGACTACGGCAAGGGCTTCGCCACCTTCGCCAAGCAGTTCGTCGAGGCCGATCCCGGCATGGAAGTCGCCCTGTTCGAGGGCGTGACCCCCGGCGCGGTGGACTACTCCGCCGTTGTCCAGAAGATCAAGAGCTCCGGCGCTGACGGCGTCATCTTCGGCGGCTACCATCCCGAGGCCTCCAAGATCGTCACCGGCATGCGCAAGAAGGGCCTGGAAATTCCCTTCCTGTCCGATGACGGCGTGAAGGACGACACCTTCATCAAGGTCGCCGGCAAGTACGCCGAGGGCGTGTACGCCTCCGGTCCCATGGACTTCTCCAAGAACCCCCTGTACCTTGAGGCCGTCGCCGCCCACAAGGCCAAGTACGGCACCGAGCCCGGCGCCTTCTTCCCCGAGGCGTACTCCGCCGCCCTGGCCCTGCTGAACGCGGTCAAGGTCGCCGGCAGCACCGATTACGACGCGGTCTGCAACGCCCTGCGCACCAGCTACGTGGACACCCCGGTCGGCAAGATCAAGTTCGACGCCAAGGGCGACGCCGAAGGCGTCGGTTTCTCCATGTACCAGGTGAAAGACGGCAACTACGTGGAAGTCAAGTAA
- a CDS encoding branched-chain amino acid ABC transporter permease → MEYFLELFMGGLTRGSIYALIALGYTMVYGIIELINFAHGEIYMIGAFTGLIVAGLLTMLGFPGPAILVIAIVCAVIWAAAYGFTIEKMAYKPLRNAPRLSPLISAIGMSIFLQNYVMLAQTSDFLPFPELIPHFGFMKKLGTVMSSAELVIILATVASCVGLTLFIKFTKLGKAMRATAQNRKMAMLVGINVDMVISATFIIGSSLAAVGGVLIASHIGQINYYIGFIAGIKAFTAAVLGGIGSLPGAMLGGLVLGLTEAFATGYVSSDYEDVFAFLLLVLILIFRPSGIMGKEKTQKV, encoded by the coding sequence ATGGAATATTTCCTTGAGCTGTTCATGGGGGGCCTCACCCGCGGCAGCATCTATGCTCTGATCGCCCTGGGCTACACCATGGTCTACGGCATCATCGAGCTGATCAACTTCGCGCACGGCGAGATATACATGATCGGCGCCTTCACCGGGCTCATCGTGGCCGGGCTGCTGACCATGCTGGGCTTCCCCGGCCCGGCCATCCTGGTCATCGCCATCGTGTGCGCGGTCATCTGGGCGGCGGCCTACGGCTTCACCATCGAGAAGATGGCCTACAAGCCGCTACGCAACGCCCCCCGCCTGTCGCCCCTCATCTCGGCCATCGGCATGTCGATCTTCCTCCAGAACTACGTCATGCTCGCCCAGACCTCGGACTTCCTGCCCTTTCCCGAGCTCATCCCGCACTTCGGCTTCATGAAGAAACTGGGCACGGTCATGAGTTCGGCCGAACTGGTCATCATCCTGGCCACCGTCGCCTCCTGCGTGGGGCTCACGCTGTTCATCAAGTTCACCAAGCTGGGCAAGGCCATGCGGGCCACGGCCCAGAACCGCAAGATGGCCATGCTGGTAGGCATCAACGTGGACATGGTCATCTCCGCCACCTTCATCATCGGTTCGAGCCTGGCGGCCGTGGGCGGCGTGCTCATCGCCTCGCACATCGGCCAGATCAACTACTACATAGGCTTCATCGCGGGCATCAAGGCGTTCACCGCCGCAGTGCTCGGCGGCATCGGCTCCCTGCCCGGAGCCATGCTCGGCGGCCTGGTTCTCGGCCTGACCGAGGCCTTCGCCACCGGGTACGTCTCCTCGGACTACGAGGACGTTTTCGCCTTCCTGCTGCTCGTCCTCATCCTGATCTTCAGGCCGTCGGGCATCATGGGCAAGGAAAAGACCCAGAAGGTCTAA
- a CDS encoding ABC transporter permease subunit: MNQNYVRNFLAAGCDGYAQAVRKSLLAALWFIFLTFPIMVIRVNTIEHTVVWHWQRIGYVAAAVFFGSFVWRWLLARKELKKDDSRKETPFEALLTQMQSHPVFKLAALGVLALAAVAFPLVFNLYQTNIMITCLIYIVLGLGLNIVVGLAGLLDLGYVAFYAVGAYAYALCNMHWHLGFWYMLPVGAVLGAVLGLLLGFPVLRLKGDYLAIVTLGFGEIIRLILENWGDVTMGPSGISSIARPGLFGLELNVEGSTLYMFYIMVGLMVLTIFCVNRLQNSRIGRAWLALREDEIACQAMGIDKMKTKLMAFALGATWAGMAGVVFAAKTTFINPASFTFWESAIILSIVVIGGMGSIRGVIAGAVILILVPEYLREFAQFRMLLFGSIMVLVMVFRPQGLISAKRKIYQYKVADTGAAHE, from the coding sequence ATGAACCAGAACTACGTCAGGAACTTCCTGGCCGCGGGGTGCGACGGGTACGCCCAGGCGGTCCGCAAGTCTCTGCTGGCGGCCCTGTGGTTCATCTTCCTGACCTTCCCGATCATGGTCATCCGGGTGAACACCATCGAGCACACCGTGGTCTGGCACTGGCAGCGGATCGGCTATGTGGCCGCGGCCGTCTTCTTCGGTTCCTTCGTCTGGCGCTGGCTGCTGGCCCGCAAGGAACTCAAGAAGGACGACTCCCGCAAGGAGACCCCCTTCGAGGCCCTGCTGACCCAGATGCAGTCCCATCCGGTCTTCAAGCTCGCGGCCCTGGGCGTGCTGGCCCTGGCCGCCGTGGCCTTCCCCCTGGTCTTCAATCTCTATCAGACCAACATCATGATCACCTGCCTGATCTACATCGTGCTCGGCCTGGGGCTGAACATCGTGGTCGGGCTGGCGGGTCTGCTCGACCTGGGGTACGTGGCCTTCTACGCCGTGGGCGCCTACGCCTACGCCCTGTGCAACATGCATTGGCACTTGGGCTTCTGGTACATGCTCCCCGTGGGCGCGGTCCTCGGGGCCGTTCTCGGCCTCCTGCTCGGTTTCCCGGTGCTCCGGCTCAAGGGTGACTACCTGGCCATCGTCACCCTGGGCTTCGGCGAGATCATCCGCCTGATCCTCGAGAACTGGGGCGACGTGACCATGGGCCCCTCCGGTATTTCGTCCATCGCCCGGCCCGGCCTGTTCGGCCTCGAACTCAACGTGGAAGGGTCCACCCTGTACATGTTCTACATCATGGTCGGCCTGATGGTCCTGACCATCTTCTGCGTCAACCGGCTGCAGAACTCCCGCATCGGGCGCGCCTGGCTGGCCCTGCGCGAGGACGAGATCGCCTGTCAGGCCATGGGCATCGACAAGATGAAGACCAAGCTCATGGCCTTCGCCCTGGGCGCCACCTGGGCGGGCATGGCCGGCGTGGTCTTCGCGGCCAAGACGACCTTCATCAACCCGGCCTCGTTCACCTTCTGGGAATCGGCCATCATTCTTTCCATCGTGGTCATCGGCGGCATGGGCTCCATCCGGGGCGTCATCGCCGGGGCCGTCATCCTCATCCTGGTGCCCGAGTACCTGCGCGAGTTCGCCCAGTTCCGCATGCTCCTGTTCGGGTCCATCATGGTCCTGGTCATGGTCTTCCGGCCCCAGGGACTGATCAGCGCCAAGCGCAAGATCTATCAATACAAGGTCGCAGACACGGGGGCCGCCCATGAGTAA
- a CDS encoding ABC transporter ATP-binding protein, protein MSNPVLNVSAVSKDFGGIRALDEVDLVVNDKEIVALIGPNGAGKTTFFNCITGIYTPTAGDVLIDPKAEGHTRRINGKKPNLVTELGMARTFQNIRLFPSMTALENVMIGTHCRTKSSIWGAISRNRATRREEQAVIQKSYDLLEMVGLSEFVNELAMNMPYGKQRRLEIARAMATDPFLLLLDEPAAGMNPQETRDLEELILHIREQFNISIMLIEHDMKMVMSMSDRIYVLDYGRMIADGTPDEIAANPEVIKAYLGEEHDD, encoded by the coding sequence ATGAGTAATCCAGTCCTGAACGTCAGCGCCGTGAGCAAGGACTTCGGGGGCATCCGCGCCCTGGACGAAGTCGATCTCGTGGTCAACGACAAGGAGATCGTGGCCCTGATCGGGCCTAACGGCGCGGGCAAGACCACCTTCTTCAACTGCATCACCGGCATCTACACGCCCACGGCCGGCGATGTGCTCATCGACCCCAAGGCCGAGGGGCACACCCGGCGCATCAACGGCAAGAAGCCCAACCTCGTGACCGAGCTGGGCATGGCCCGGACCTTCCAGAACATCCGCCTGTTCCCGTCCATGACCGCGCTCGAGAACGTCATGATCGGCACCCACTGCCGGACCAAGTCCTCCATCTGGGGAGCCATCTCGCGCAACCGGGCAACGCGCCGCGAAGAGCAGGCGGTCATCCAGAAATCCTACGATCTGCTGGAGATGGTCGGGCTCTCGGAGTTCGTCAACGAGCTGGCCATGAACATGCCCTACGGCAAGCAGCGCCGCCTCGAGATCGCACGGGCCATGGCCACGGACCCGTTCCTCCTGCTCCTGGACGAGCCCGCCGCGGGCATGAACCCGCAGGAGACCCGGGACCTGGAGGAGCTGATCCTTCACATCCGCGAACAGTTCAACATCTCCATCATGCTCATCGAGCACGACATGAAGATGGTCATGTCCATGTCCGACCGCATCTACGTCCTGGACTACGGGCGGATGATCGCGGACGGCACGCCCGATGAGATCGCGGCGAATCCGGAGGTCATCAAGGCCTACCTCGGGGAGGAACACGATGACTAG
- a CDS encoding ABC transporter ATP-binding protein: MLELKNVNSFYGNIQALYDVDLYVDRGEIITLIGANGAGKSTTLMTICGVVQARSGQVLYQDDDITKLSPNAIVSRGICQVPEGRLIFPELTVQENLDMGAFMRKNKAEIKRDMEYCFDLFPILARRRRQQGGTLSGGEQQMLAIGRALMARPTLLLLDEPSMGLAPLVVKQIFEIIRKVNSENNTTIFLVEQNANLALKIGHRGYVMENGRVVLSDTCDKLLANEQVKRAYLGL, from the coding sequence ATGCTCGAACTCAAGAACGTCAACAGCTTTTACGGCAACATCCAGGCCCTGTACGACGTGGACCTGTATGTGGACCGGGGCGAGATCATCACCCTGATCGGGGCCAACGGCGCGGGCAAGTCCACCACCCTGATGACCATCTGCGGCGTGGTCCAGGCCCGCAGCGGCCAGGTCCTGTACCAGGACGACGACATCACCAAGCTTTCGCCCAACGCCATCGTCAGCCGGGGCATCTGCCAGGTGCCCGAAGGCCGCCTGATCTTTCCCGAACTGACCGTCCAGGAGAACCTGGACATGGGCGCGTTCATGCGCAAGAACAAGGCGGAGATCAAGCGGGACATGGAGTACTGCTTCGACCTCTTCCCCATCCTGGCCCGGCGGCGCAGGCAGCAGGGCGGTACCCTGTCCGGCGGCGAGCAGCAGATGCTGGCCATCGGCCGCGCGCTCATGGCCCGGCCCACGCTCCTGCTCCTGGACGAGCCGTCCATGGGGCTGGCCCCGCTGGTGGTCAAGCAGATCTTCGAGATCATCAGGAAGGTCAACAGCGAGAACAACACGACCATCTTCCTGGTGGAGCAGAACGCCAACCTGGCCCTCAAGATCGGGCACCGCGGGTACGTCATGGAGAACGGGAGGGTGGTCCTGTCCGACACCTGCGACAAGCTGCTCGCGAACGAGCAGGTAAAACGGGCCTACCTGGGCCTATAA
- the guaB gene encoding IMP dehydrogenase, whose translation MSKILDKALTFDDVLLMPAYSNILPDAVDVSTYLTPGIKLNIPLISAAMDTVTESRMAISMARHGGAGVIHKNMSVREQAREIDRVKKSESGMISDPITVHPDDDLGKVKAIMSEYRISGLPVVKGDHLVGIITNRDIRFVQDDKSMVSELMTSRDLVTVPEGIDNEEAKRKLHQHRIEKLLVVDEENRLKGLITIKDINKHKKYPDAVKDGRGRLLVGAAIGVGKDCLTRSEALLHAGADFLVLDSAHGHSENILKSVRELRAAFPQVQLVGGNVATYEGAKALIEAGVDTVKVGIGPGSICTTRIVAGVGVPQITAVMEASRAAREADRCIIADGGIKYSGDVVKALAVGAHSCMMGSVLAGTEESPGETILFQGRTYKQYRGMGSIDAMKKGSSDRYFQEKSKKLVPEGIVGRVPYRGKVGESLYQFIGGLRSGMGYTGSATIQELYEKAKLVQISSAGLRESHVHDVTITKESPNYRGEG comes from the coding sequence ATGAGCAAAATACTCGATAAGGCACTGACTTTCGACGATGTCCTGTTGATGCCTGCATATTCCAACATCCTGCCCGACGCGGTGGACGTGTCCACCTACCTCACCCCGGGGATCAAACTGAACATTCCGCTGATCTCGGCCGCCATGGACACGGTCACCGAGTCCCGCATGGCCATCTCCATGGCCCGGCACGGCGGGGCGGGCGTCATCCACAAGAACATGTCCGTGCGCGAGCAGGCGAGGGAGATCGACCGGGTCAAGAAGTCCGAGTCCGGCATGATCTCCGACCCCATCACGGTCCATCCCGACGACGACCTGGGCAAGGTCAAGGCGATCATGAGCGAGTACCGCATCTCCGGTCTGCCCGTGGTCAAGGGCGACCATCTGGTGGGCATCATCACCAACCGCGACATCCGCTTCGTCCAGGACGACAAGTCCATGGTCTCCGAGCTGATGACCTCCCGAGACCTGGTCACCGTGCCCGAGGGCATCGACAACGAGGAGGCCAAGCGCAAGCTGCACCAGCACCGCATCGAGAAGCTGCTCGTGGTGGACGAGGAGAACCGTCTCAAGGGGTTGATCACCATCAAGGACATCAACAAGCACAAGAAGTACCCCGACGCGGTCAAGGACGGTCGCGGACGGTTGCTGGTCGGCGCGGCCATCGGCGTCGGCAAGGACTGCCTGACCCGGTCCGAGGCCCTGCTGCACGCGGGCGCGGACTTCCTGGTCCTGGATTCGGCCCACGGCCACTCCGAGAACATCCTCAAGTCCGTTCGCGAGCTGCGCGCCGCCTTCCCCCAGGTCCAGCTGGTCGGCGGCAACGTGGCCACCTACGAGGGCGCCAAGGCGCTTATCGAGGCGGGCGTGGACACGGTCAAGGTCGGCATCGGCCCCGGCTCCATCTGCACCACCCGCATCGTGGCCGGCGTGGGCGTGCCGCAGATCACCGCGGTCATGGAGGCCAGCCGGGCCGCCCGCGAGGCCGACCGGTGCATCATCGCCGACGGCGGCATCAAGTACTCCGGCGACGTGGTCAAGGCGCTCGCCGTGGGCGCGCACTCCTGCATGATGGGCTCGGTCCTGGCGGGCACCGAGGAGTCCCCGGGCGAGACCATCCTGTTCCAGGGCCGGACCTACAAGCAGTACCGGGGCATGGGCTCCATCGACGCCATGAAGAAGGGCAGCTCCGACCGCTACTTCCAGGAGAAGTCCAAGAAGCTGGTCCCCGAGGGCATCGTCGGCCGGGTGCCGTATCGCGGCAAGGTGGGCGAGTCCCTGTACCAGTTCATCGGCGGCCTGCGCTCGGGCATGGGCTACACCGGCTCGGCCACCATCCAGGAGCTGTACGAGAAGGCCAAGCTGGTCCAGATCTCCTCGGCCGGGCTGCGCGAGTCCCACGTCCACGACGTGACCATCACCAAGGAATCGCCCAACTACCGGGGCGAGGGCTAG
- the guaA gene encoding glutamine-hydrolyzing GMP synthase — MHDNRVLILDFGSQFTQLIARRVREAGVYSEIHPCNVDPERVKAFKPSALILSGGPSSVLEGGCPALNMEYLDMGIPVLGICYGMQLLAHNLGGRVVASTDREYGRAQFTAQNDCILFDGVKDKDDLTVWMSHGDRVEALPEGFVPMGKTDSIEFAAMGDPKRKFYALQFHPEVAHTTDGSLIIQNFLFKVAGLEASWSMSSFVDTTIESLKEQVGDAKVVLGLSGGIDSTVAAVMLHKAIGKNLHCIFVDNGLLRMGEREEVIGFLAEHFDLNVKMVDASSEFLDNLKGVEDPEKKRKIIGHKFIEVFDREAKAIKGVEFLGQGTLYPDVIESESFKGPSAVIKSHHNVGGLPETMNLKLVEPLRELFKDEVRRAAYELGLPEHIIWRQPFPGPGLSIRVIGEVTEERLQILRLADKIVQNEMMAADWYRKVWQGFAVLLPLKTVGVMGDDRTYENVIALRIVDSLDAMTADWSRLPSELLARMSNRIIREVKGVNRVVLDISSKPPSTIEWE; from the coding sequence ATGCACGACAACAGAGTACTCATCCTTGATTTTGGCAGCCAGTTCACTCAGCTGATCGCACGCCGAGTGCGCGAGGCCGGGGTGTATTCCGAGATTCACCCCTGCAACGTCGATCCCGAGCGGGTCAAGGCGTTCAAGCCCTCGGCCCTGATCCTGTCCGGCGGCCCGTCCAGCGTCCTGGAAGGCGGCTGCCCCGCGCTGAACATGGAATACCTCGACATGGGCATTCCGGTGCTGGGCATCTGCTACGGCATGCAGCTGCTGGCCCACAACCTGGGCGGCCGGGTGGTGGCCTCCACGGACCGTGAATACGGCCGCGCCCAGTTCACCGCCCAGAACGACTGCATCCTGTTCGACGGAGTGAAGGACAAGGACGACCTGACCGTGTGGATGTCCCACGGCGACCGCGTCGAGGCGCTGCCCGAAGGGTTCGTGCCCATGGGCAAGACCGACTCCATCGAGTTCGCGGCCATGGGCGACCCGAAACGGAAGTTCTACGCCCTCCAGTTCCACCCCGAGGTGGCCCACACCACGGACGGCTCCCTGATCATCCAGAACTTCCTGTTCAAGGTGGCCGGGCTTGAGGCCTCCTGGTCCATGTCCTCCTTCGTGGACACGACCATCGAATCCCTGAAGGAGCAGGTGGGCGACGCCAAGGTCGTGCTCGGACTGTCCGGCGGCATCGACTCCACCGTGGCCGCGGTCATGCTGCACAAGGCCATCGGCAAGAACCTGCACTGCATCTTCGTGGACAACGGGTTGCTGCGCATGGGCGAACGCGAGGAGGTCATCGGCTTCCTGGCCGAACACTTCGACCTGAACGTCAAGATGGTGGACGCCTCGAGCGAGTTCCTGGACAACCTCAAGGGCGTCGAGGACCCGGAGAAGAAGCGCAAGATCATCGGCCATAAGTTCATCGAGGTCTTCGACCGCGAGGCCAAGGCCATCAAGGGCGTGGAATTCCTGGGGCAGGGCACCCTGTACCCGGACGTCATCGAGTCCGAATCCTTCAAGGGCCCCTCGGCGGTGATCAAGTCCCACCACAACGTGGGCGGCCTGCCCGAGACCATGAATCTCAAGTTGGTGGAGCCCCTGCGCGAGCTGTTCAAGGACGAGGTGCGCCGCGCGGCCTATGAGCTCGGCCTGCCCGAGCACATCATCTGGCGTCAGCCGTTCCCCGGTCCGGGGCTGTCCATCCGCGTCATCGGCGAAGTCACCGAGGAGCGCCTCCAGATCCTCCGCCTGGCCGACAAGATCGTCCAGAACGAGATGATGGCCGCCGACTGGTACCGCAAGGTCTGGCAGGGCTTCGCCGTGCTCCTGCCGCTCAAGACCGTGGGCGTCATGGGCGACGACCGGACCTATGAGAACGTCATCGCCCTGCGCATCGTGGATTCGCTGGACGCCATGACCGCGGACTGGTCGCGGCTCCCCTCGGAGCTGCTGGCCCGCATGTCCAACCGGATCATCCGCGAAGTCAAGGGCGTCAACCGCGTGGTTCTGGACATCTCCTCCAAGCCGCCGAGCACCATCGAATGGGAATAA
- the tatB gene encoding Sec-independent protein translocase protein TatB — protein sequence MFGIGGPELLIICVVALIVIGPQKLPELLRSLGKGVAEFKRVGNEVKSTLDVEVSKAEAESRKKEVDAELAKRKAAKAKEEAAAAEAAAAEAAPASEPSKDAAATAEEAGAEEKKA from the coding sequence ATGTTTGGAATAGGCGGACCCGAATTACTGATTATCTGCGTGGTGGCCCTCATCGTCATCGGCCCCCAGAAGCTGCCCGAGCTGTTGCGCTCTCTGGGCAAGGGCGTGGCCGAGTTCAAGCGCGTCGGCAACGAGGTCAAGTCCACCCTGGACGTGGAGGTCTCCAAGGCCGAGGCCGAGTCGCGCAAGAAGGAAGTGGACGCCGAGTTGGCCAAGCGCAAGGCCGCCAAGGCCAAGGAGGAGGCCGCAGCCGCCGAGGCCGCTGCCGCCGAAGCCGCGCCCGCGTCCGAACCGTCCAAGGATGCCGCGGCCACGGCCGAGGAAGCCGGGGCCGAAGAGAAGAAGGCCTAG